The genomic interval AACAGCTGCATGAAAGAGTTGTCTACGTCTAAAATCTATGTAGGCTTTAATTAAGGGATTAGTAGCGTAATCTTTACCTGGTAATGTACCATAAGGATCTAGTGTTGATGACAAAGAGTTTAATAAGTTTTGTGTGCCTACATCATCTATATTAATATTCTGCTCTTGAGATCTAAGGGCAAACAAAAGTTGCTCAAAGCTTAAAGTATTTAGTTGAGGAAGAAACCATAAGCGAGCAGTTTTATCATGGGACCCAGTTAAAGCAAAATTGCCACAAGGACTAAATGCTACTGAAATCATATCATCAGTATGCCCTTTAAGGTCCTTTATAGCACTGCCAGTAGATACATCCCATAAACATGCAATTTTATCAGCTGATCTAGTTAAAGCATATTTACCACAGGGACTAAATACTACCGATCTTACAAAACTATTATGGCCTTTAAGTTCTTGTATAGTAGTACCAGTGGCCAAGTGCCATAAACGAACAGTTTTATCAGAAGATCCAGTTAAGGCAAGTTTGCCACAAGGGCTGAAGGATACTGAGTTTACAATATCAGTATGACCCTTAAACTCCTTGAACTGAATAGCTAGAGCTTTATTTAAAGCATCTTTATATTTTTCTAGTATTTTGCCTTTAAGTCTTTGCTGTATTTCTCCAGGCATGCTAGAGATACTAGCAGAAAGCTTCTCTTGTGATGTTTGAGAAAGTAATGCTTCTATAGTTTTATCAGCTGCTCGATCTTTTAAAGAAGCTAAAGAGCTGAAACTATTTGAAAGGGTTAAAAGAAGAGCGGTAAAAATAATTGATTTAGTGAAATTAGTCATGAGCTAGACTCTTTTTATAATTTATTATTTAGACATATTTATAAATATAAGATTAAATATATTAATGCAATATGTCAAATTAAATTCCTTGGTTAATGGAGCATATTCCTGATAGCAAAGCTCAATTGGCCTAGTAAGAACTTAGATAATGATCAAGTACCGGTTTATCATATTCATCAATTAAAAGAACAACTTTATTTTTCCGAGCTAACTGTTTAACTAAAAAACTAAACTTAGCATTAAGTGTTGGAGCTTGAGATATATCTATCGTATAGTGCTGAGCTATAGAATTTAAAGCCCAACCTAAGCTTAACTTTAATTCGGTAGCAGTCTCATGACTTATATCAGCAAAATCTAAATAAATAACAGGATACTCTTGCCATCTATAGTCACTACTGCTTATCAACAAGTCTTTAACAAGTTCTTTATTTTCAGAAAATAATTCCTTTAACGTAGAAGCCAGAAGAGACTTAGCAAAACGACGAAGACATGAAAGAATTTGTAGTTTCTAATATTTTTAGTTTTAATGTTTAACATCAAACTAAAGATATGACGCTTTTGGCTTATATAAGGTTTTCAAAGTTTATAATTTGATTAAAATTGCCACAATATTCAATAAACTTTTTTAAATCTTTTGTCGATATAACAGTTGTTTGAGTATTTTCTAAAGGATGAAATCCAGCTTGATCATAATTAAATATACGTGAATCTAAAAGAATTTTTACGTTATGATCTTTATCGTTAAGTATGCCAAACGGTGTTACCGATCCGGGCACTACTCCTAAATACTGTTTAAGTAATTCTTCATTAGCAAATCTCAACTCTGGAGCTTTAATATTTTTAGATAAAGGTTTTAAAGCGATTTTAGTATCATAGACAGCTACAATTAAATACAAATTATTTTTGTTATCCTTTAAAAAGAGATTTTTACACCCAATACCTGGAATATGAAAAGCAGCCTTAAGAGACTGCTCAATTGTTAACAAAGGCTCGTGATTATAAGTTTGATACTTAATATTTAATTCTTCAAGTTTATTAAATAAATTTTCTTTGGCAGTCATAACTTTTCTTTATAGAGTAGTTGTCAAGGAAATGCTTTTTCCAAGATAATCTGTGTTTAACTACGTTAAATCTAACAAATTTTTAATCTTATACACATACTGCATACGCTCTTTTTCCCATGCTGTAATAATTTCTTTTTTTGAGGCAGCTGGGTTATGAATTAAAAATTGTTGCGTAAAATTAATATAGGCCCATTCTTTTTTAGGTACCACTTTAGTCTGTTTTCTATTAAGATATTCTTGTTGCCAAAACAAAGCAAATTCTCTATAGGTCGGAGGATTGCCAGAAATCCATCTTTCATTAAGCCAGTCAATGCCAAATGCAGTAAAGTGAAAATGATTGCCAATAACTGTCTTAAAAAAACTGCGAGTCTTAGCATCGTTCTTATATCCCCCATAAAGCATTAAAGCATCAAGCTCAAGATTATAGTCTACAAGTTCTTTATTTGCCTTAGATGTACTAGGAAGTTCTTGCAAATGTACAACCTTGCCTGTCTCTATAAATACTGTGATACGATTTATCAAAGCAACTTTATTACCTTTTATAGGTAGACTATAAGTTGCGCATAAGCCTTTAAGCTCATTGATTTTCATGTAATATAAAGCTTCATGTAGTTCATTAAGCTCATGAGCATGCAATAATTTTTTAGCTATCATCTTCTTAAATCTATCTTAATTAATCTTGTTTTAGCTATTTTTTTATCTATTGAGTATTAAAACCATCTAATCAGTTATAAGGTGATTATTGGCAATTCATGTTCAGGTATTTGAAGCTGTATTTTTGGCCATATAACTGCGTATTTAGCTGGTTGGCACTCTTTAATATCAGATAAAAGCGCTCTCTTATCGCTAGCATTCATATGAGGAAACAATACTTGCAACATGTCGATTAAATCATCGGATGACATAACCGCGTATGTTTTTGCTTCTACTTTTTTCAATTCTTCATCTGAATACAAGCGGTGTAACTCTGGCAATATAATGGTTTCTTCTTCATGCAAATGAATCAGATTCTCTCCCACAAACTTCCTGTAACCAACGTAAAACTGATAACCAGCCTCTACTTTTTCTGATGCTAATACAAAAGAATTAACACGATCAAGCAATAACTGCAAATTATTAAGCGTCTCATCTAAAGTTCCATGATCTTCTTCAATATGCTCGTATAGTTGCGAGTTTTTCTGCTTAAGCAATACATGTAAACAATTATCTTCATACTCCGCATGCCCTTTGAGTAGCTCAATCGCTGCTTTAAATTGTTCTGTAACTTTTACCACCTCTTGGGCTATCTGAAAGTTGGTCTTTGCAATCAAACGTTCTAAATCATTAAGTACAAAGCTTAAATATTTATGTTCACGATAAAATTTATATCGTATAAAATTATGCATAGTTGTTTCCTACCGCTTAAAATGAAGCCTCTGGGTTTTCTTTATTTAATACAGGAGTTTCGCAAGATACGATGAAAAGTCTGATACGGAGTGCTATTAAATATGACAAAAGGGCATAAAAAAAGAGCCTAAAAATTAATTTAGACTCCTTTTCTCTTTGAAAACTGGCGGGGCTGACGAGACTCGAACTCGCGACCTTCCACGTGACAGGCGGACGCTCTAACCAACTGAGCTACAGCCCCCGACAAATTTCTGGCTCCTCGGACAGGACTCGAACCTGTGACCTAACGATTAACAGTCGTGTGCTCTACCAACTGAGCTACCGAGGAATTCGATATACATTTTAATGGTGGGCGGTGCTGGACTCGAACCAGCGACCCCCAGTTTGTAAGACTGATGCTCTACCAGCTGAGCTAACCGCCCGTGCTATTTTCATAACTAGCTAAATCTAGTGTATGACAAAATCTTACAAATGTCAAAAAAACTTTCTTAACTTGTCTAAAATTTTATACACTAGTTATGATGTACAAAAAGTATAGCATAGTTACACTAATACTCAACTTTTAAGGGACACAATGGCTAATTGGTTTGGCTCTTTGAGCAATATCTTTTTCTTTCTTTTATTTTTGCAAGTAGCACCAAGCTTATTTAAAGACTTGCACAAAAAATATTCAGGACTACTTGAGCCTAAAAGCAAAGTTGGCTTAATTCATATTAAAGATAACTTAACAAGTTCAGGAGCGTATACACGTAACTTAAGAAAGTGTTTTGAAGACAAAGATATTAAAGCAATACTTATAAAGATGGAATGCCCAGGAGGCTATGCCGGAACTGCTCAATCAGTATTTAACGAAATAAAAACGCTTAAAGCTCAATATCCTAAACCTATTATTACACTTGTAGAAAACATAGCTGCTTCAGGCGGCTACTATATTGCCAGCGCTACAGATTATATTATAGCTCCAGCAAGTGCTTTTATTGGTAGCATAGGAGCCTATGTAGCATTTCCTCAGGTAAAACAGTTTATCGAAAAGTATAATATTAAGTATGACATTATAAAATCTGGAGCTTATAAAGCCTCTGGTAGTCCCTTTTTAGATCTTACACCTGAGCAACGAAAACAATTGCAGTCATTAACTGATAGCTCCTACAATCAATTTACAAAAGACGTTCAGAATAGTCGTCCGGGTCTATCAAGCGATTCAAAATTATGGGCTGATGGTAAAATATTTACTGGAGATCAAGCGCTTTCATTAAAACTTATTGATGAACTGGGCTCATTTTCTAACGCTGTTAGCAAACTTAAAAAACTTGCCACTATAGAGAAAGAAATAGAATGGGTTAAACCAGCTAAAAGCAGCAACTTTATAACTAACTTGTTTTCTTCTGATAGTGATGATGATGAAACAGACCCCGAGTCCTCATCATCTTTACAAAGTATCGCAAATACTTTGTGTAAAACAGTAGAAGATCGTTACACTACACCACGTGTAAAGTATTAACAGCTCTAAAAAGCAAGAGCGTTACTTAACTAGTAGCGCTTTTGCTTTTACTCTTCTACTAGTTGCGTTTGAGAATTTTCTTTTAGCGTTTCTTTTTCTGACTCTTTATCATCTTGTATTGGTGCAATAAGAGAATCTTGGTTTTCCGTTGCCGTTTCTACAACATCCTCTGCTTTAACCTCTTGAATAGCATCAGTAGCTGAAGTGATCTCTTGAGGTTTAAGCAACTCTGGCACTTCTTGGGCACTATTCCATTCAGCACCCTTTTGAAGTACATAACAATAGGCTAACTCTTTGAAATTTATCAGCGGCTTAACACTTACTTTATAATTAAAGCCATCTATGCTATACGAGTCTATAGATCCTAAACCAAAACCACGAGGAAATATCAGCCCTTCACCACTAGAAACAATTAAATCATTGAGTTTTAGGCTCTCAAGATGATTTACAAAAGCAAGCTTAGAATGTTGCAAACTGTTTTCACCCTCATGAATACCTTGTACACGATTAGAAGTACAATAAGCAGCGATTTTGCATGAAGCATCTGTTATTAAAGTTACTTTACTATAATACGGGTAAACTTCACTTATGCGGCCTACCAAGCAGTTTTTATACACAACAGGATTATCGCGCATCACACCTTTACGTAGCCCAGCATCAAGTAAAAAAAAGTGATTTTTTTCATCAAAATTCTTAAGTATTACTTGTGCTAAAATACCATTATTAGAATTATAACGATTTAAAAAACTACGAACTTCTTGAGTATCATGAGCATAGTCACGATAAGCGTTCAGAGCTATAACCTGGGCTTTGAGGTCTTCTAACTGAATTTTGTAGTTTTGATGGTCAGCCTGCAGCTCTTTGTAACTACGCCAATGGGCAAGCCAATTATGCACAGGACGAGTAACGGTGGTTTGTATTTTAATTACTGGGTATAAAAGACGTGAGGAAAAAGACTCAAGAACACCTGAAGATCGATAATATACTTTAAAAAAGAGGCTACAAAAAAGGCCTCCAGTTACAAAGAGTATACTGCTCTGCTTTAAAAGTCGGAAAACTGAAATACGTGTCATTATACAAACTACCCATAAAAATATTACTTAGCACTACCTATGAGCTAGTATACAAATATTTGCTAAAATACGTAAGCGACTTGCAATGCAGGACGTACTGTTTGAGGACATGTTTCTACTGTTACTGCTAGATTGCAAGCTTGTGCTAATTTGCTGTCAACAAGCTTACTAGCAGCGACACCAAATATAACACCTAAAGCTGTGCCTGCAACAAGTTGTGATACATAATGACGATTACAAACAGTAAAATCGACTGCTAAAAACCCCGCTCCTACAGCCAAAGGAATACCCCATTGCGGTCCATATTGCAACCCAATAAGTGTAGTCATATAGGTTATCTCAAGCATATGGCCTGAAGGAAAGCCACCATGAGACCTTTGGTAACGAGGAAAATGCTCATTGCGTGGCCTTAAGCAGCAGTTCACCTTAAAAAGCTTTAACGCCCGTTTAGTAGCCCACGTAAAAGGTAACCCAAGCACAAAAATCTGTGCTGTAGTTTTAAGTTTAATGTCTTGGGCAAACAAGGCACACGCACCAAGCGTAATCATAGGAACAGCAATCACACCCACGTTAGCACCTGAATGGCACCACTGAGGTAACTGCTTAATATTTTTATGCTGCTTTTTATCGTAAAAACAATAATGTAATGGCTCATCCCATAAGCGCGTAATACCATACAAGGGTACACATGCTGCAGCAACCTTAAGCGAATCGGCTGAAAATAAATAACGCCCAAGCTCAAGAGAATCATACACAAGAGTAGAGCTAAAGCACTTAATTGACTCAACTAAATTTGTCTCTAGAGCCTTGAGCAAGTTAAAGCGCACAGAAAAAAGTAGAAAAAGAATGACTGTATACGCTCTTCTTTTTAAGATCACACTTCCCCCCTTATCTTAAAAAATACAGACAGTATTATAATAAAATAAAAAGGGGAATATAATCAAGAGTTATGAAAATTTACTTAAGAATAGGATGCAAAGTATGCCACTGAGTAGCCTGCTCATACGCATAAGCGGCTTTAAATATCTCAGCTTCAGACAAATCAGGTCCAATAAGTTGTAAGCCTATAGGAAGATTGTCGTGCGTCATACCGCACGGAATACTTAAAGCAGGAATACCCGCTAAATTTATTGAAGCAGTAAAGTAATCTTGCAGATCCATTTGCAGTTGATTATCATCAAAAGCACCAAACTTAAACGCTGGTGACGGTGATACGGGTGACAATAACAGATCGACATCTTTAAATGCTTGATTAAATTCTTCACGAATAAAGCCTTGCACCGTACGAGCATTAGCATAGTAGGCATCTGCATGACCAGCTGAAAGCACATAGTTTCCTACTAAAATACGAGAAGTAACTTCAAAGCCAAAACCTTCTTGACGTGTACGAGCATACATATCAGCCACCGTTTGAGCATCTTTATTACGGTAACCGTAACGTACACCATCAAAACGAGCTAAGTTAGAAGCAGCTTCTGCACGACTTATAATAAAATAAGCTGCTGCGCCATAATCCATCATAGGTAACTTTACTCTTTTTATAGTAGCGCCTAAACGCTCAAATTGCTTTATAGCTTCATTAAGAGCAGCATATACCTCAGGATTAAATCCTTCAGCTTCTAAAGCATTTTCGATGATGCCTAATGTAAAACCTGGCTTTAAGGTACCCGTTAACCCGTGAGTATAATCTTGAGCAGCAATAGGACGACTGGTAGAATCTTGTGCATCATGACCAGCTAATGTTGAAAGCACTAACGCATTATCATAGGTTGTACGTGTTGCTATACCTATCTGATCAAGTGATGACGCATAAGCAATAAGCCCATAACGAGAGATAAGCCCATATGTTGGTTTCAGACCCACAATACCACAAAGTGCTGCTGGTTGTCTTACTGAGCCACCTGTTTCAGAGCCAAGCGCCCAAGGCACAAAACCAGCTGCAACTGCAGCTATAGAGCCGCCACTTGAGCCACCCGGCACCAGATCGGTGTTCCAGGGATTTCTTGTTTTTTGGTACGCTGAAGTTTCTGTTGAACTTCCCATAGCAAACTCGTCCATATTAGCGCGACCAACACATAAAGCTCCAGCAGCTTTTAAACGTACTATTGCCGTTGCATCATACGGAGCTACGTAATTTTGTAATATTTTTGAAGCACAAGATACCGTGCGATTTTTTTGGCAAATATTATCTTTAATAAGCCCTGGAATACCTGCAAGTGGCCCTTGAGCAGAGCTGGCAGCTGTAATAGAATCTGTATCAAATACCTCTAAAGCAGAACCAATGCGTTCGTCGAATTGTGCAAAACGCTTAAGAGAGTGCTCAAGTACTTCAGAGATAGAAAGCTCACGGCGAGCTACTTTTTCTTGTAACGTCTTTATTGAACTAAAGGCAAGTTCACTCATTATTATCCTTAAGTATATTTAACTATTTTTCAAAATCATAGGAACAACATAGTAATCTTCTTCACGCTCAGGCGCTAGTGAAAGCAATAACTCTGGATCTGTTTTTACCATACGATCTTCACGCACAACGTTTGTGCTTTGAACCGTTGTATACACTTTTTTTCCTTGAGCTACTTCAATAAGACATGACGCGTAAGAGAGAACTGCATCTAATTTTGCAGTAAGCTTTTCTATGTCATGTTCGTCTATAGCTACTTGTGACATGTGCGCTAATTTTAATACTTCTTCTTTAGTAATTTTTACCATTAAGATCCTTCAATTGATTGTTTTTTCCACGCTCCAGACTTAAAGCGATATACATACAATAAACTCATAAGAGCATTCGCAACATACAGTGAACCATAAATACTTATAAACTGCAGGTAAGAACTGTTAAAGTGTAAAAACGATACTACCCAAGAGGCAGGAATAAAGCTGCCACATACAACAAGTCGTACCCACATCACCGTCTTAACATCTCCTGCACCACGCAATGCGGCTGATAAGATTAATTGTAACAGATCAAAAAAGACCAGTATACTTACAAGCGGCAGTAGTTTAACTACAAAAGGTGTAAGCACATTCTGCTTACCCATTACATATAAAATTTTTCCAGAACTTACATAAAATATAAAAAATAAACCAAATACCATACTGCAAGAAAGCAAAAGCGTTTTTTTGATAGTATTTTTTATACTATGCCAACGCTGCAGCAAGTAATCGTTACTGACTAAAAATGTAACCACTTGAGCAAGCGCTATAGCAGGCAAAATAGAAAATCGTTCAATATCTTTTATAGCTACAAAACTTTCAAGCACGGTTGCACCACCCACACAGCTGTTAGCTTTAGCAACGCCTGCCATTAATTTAGTAAGCCATATCTGAGAAGCTGCTAAACTTGCTTTATCTATTACTACAGGCCAGCTCATATGCACCAGATCACGCACATTATGCCAACGCACTCGCGTAAATAACTTAATAGCATATTTACTATGCTCTTTTTCAATAAAAACATAGACAAAAGCGCCTATAAACATAACCAAATATTGTATTACAGATGCTAAAGCAGAGCCCTGAAATTCAAGAGCAGCAAAACCAAATTTACCAAAAACAAGTGCGTAATCAAAAAAGATAAAAACTACTGCGCCAATAACAGAAAAAATCATGGGTACTTTAGTATTTTTAATGCCACGCAAAAAGCCAATAAGGGCAAAATAAACAAAATGAAAAAATACTCCTACTGCCCTTAATCGTAAAAAGGGCACTCCAAGCTCAATCATCTCCTGAGGAACGTCGTAAAAGCCATATATTATGTAGGCGCCACCATACAGCAACGATGCTATACACCCACCAATAACACATGTTGCCCAAAACGAATCGGTCACTGCTCTACCAACATGCTTATACTTATGCACACCGTTATACTGACCACACACTACTACCATACCAACTGAAAGCCCTTCAGCTATTTTGGTAATAAAATGAAATAGCGTATTAGTTACCCCAAGAGTAGTATAGGTTGAAGCAACATTAAGCTGCGCTATAAAATAAATATCAAGTAAATTAAGAACCGAGTACAGTATAAGTGACGTTATAAACTCAGGGTAAAAATACCTTAAAATTGCGCTATAACTTTCCCCTGACACATTACTTGCAGAAGATGCTTCAGGTGTAGGTACGTGAGCAGTATTTTTCATCCTTTTTCCCTTGCGTTTATCACTCTTGTACTACTGGGTTCTCTAAAAATATTAAACGGCGTGATTTATGGCTCATTTTATACTGTTCTTCTTTAGTGATAAAGCTTTGCACGTAGGCGTCTGGCGTCCATTCTTTTGAGGCCCAATAGACAAGTGTAGCGTTTTTATACGGCGACGCTGGTTTAAACATACGCAACAGCTCTTCTGGCTGCAAAGAAGCACGAGCAGAAAACAGCTCTACAGGATACTCTGTCTTTCTTAAAAAAGTACGCCAATCAAGCTCAGAAATTTCTACATCAGTGAGACCTAAGAGAGCTACAACTTCTTTTAAAAATGCTCTTTTTTTAAAATTAACTTCTATAAGAACTACCTGCAAATGAGGATACTTAATTTTTAAAGGAAGACCAGGAAATCCGCCACCGGTTCCTACATCAGCAACGCAACTGAGCTTAGTGCAATCTACAAATTGACCCAACATAAGCGAGTCTTCAAAATGGTATTTTAGCACAGACATAAAATCGGTTATAGCCGTTAGATTATGTATATCATTGGTTTCTTTAAGCAAAGTATAGTACTGTTGAAATTGCTCAAGTTGCCTGTCAGTTAAGTTTGTACGCTCTTTAAATGCTTGCCATAATGATGGTGATTCAAGTTCTAAATTTTTTTTTGTCATAATAATCGTAGACTTTTTTTAGTTTTGTTTGTTAAAGTTAAAGAGATCCTAGTTACTAGAGCCTGGCGTAAAGGAAAAAATATGAAAAAAACGGTACTCTTTCTAATGAGCTTGCTCTTTTTACATTTTACAGCAACTCTTAAAAGCCAGATAGCTCCTTATAGTATAACGTTTTTCATACGACCTTTACCAGCAACACTTCAAACAACTGCTCAAGCACGTATAGAAAAAATGGTTGCTAAACCAGGCAAATTAGCAAAAAAGAGACTTACACGCGAATTTAATCCCAAAAGTTTATACTCAGGAATCTATGTAACTCACTTAGGGCAGCTTGCTCGCTCTTCTGTGCATGGACAAGTGACTTTACCGCGCAAAAGCGCTGATACCACCCTGTATATGTTAGTAACAGAAGATATAAAACCGTTACTGGTAAACCCTTCTCACAAAACGACACTATCCAGCTTTTTAATTGACCCTAAAGTGCGTTCTAGTTATTACTTGTATCAACTTACTCAAAGCCCTGAGACAGGATTGCTTACGTGGTATGTAAGTGAACAACAGGTGCCTAAAGACAAGATACCTGCTGATGCTTTTATTGTATTTGCTGATCCTCAAAGTATACTTATACCATTAGGGCCTACCGTAACAGCAAACAATGACAATTTGGTGTTGCCTGATATATATGTAATTAATACGGCAGATACAGCACTAAACGCTTTACGCTTTCTTAAACTACGAAATTTTTTTCACCCTGTTACATTTAAGTATAATTATCTACCTCAAGGCTATCAGGAACGAGTGCTTTAGTAGTTGAGTATAAACCATTTTTCCAATTGAAAAAAATAGTGGTATACTATAAGGAACCTTGTGTTAGACTTAATAAGGAATATCATAAATGAAATTACAGATTGCTTTTGATCTAACTGATCTTGATCAGGCCATAGCTATAGCTGAAGCTGTAGAAAACTCCGCTGACATTATAGAAGTTGGATCATTGCTTATTTATAAGCATGGTGTTCTTGCTGTACAAAAATTCAAAGAGCGCTTTCCTCAAAAAATTATTTTAGCTGATACTAAGATAGTCGATAGAAGCAAAGATGCTGTTACCCTATTTGCTCAATCAGGTGCTGATTGGATTACCGTTATGGCTGGAGCAAACAAAAACGTTATTCACGCTGCATGTACCATAGCACATGAATTAGGTAAAAAAGTTATGCTTGATCTGCTTGATGCAAGTTCACTCGGACAATCAGCTCTTGAAGCTAAAAGCCTCGGTGCTGACGCTTTAGTTTTTCATAAACCTATTGATGATGATCCACTGGTATTTTTAGATAGATGGGATATGGTTAAAGGTAATACACAGTTACCCGTATTTATTTCTACTGCATTATCACGTGAAACGTTAAGCGAAATACTTTCTATTAACCCAGCAGGCCTTGTACTAGGACAAACTATAACTCAATCGCAAGATCCACAACAAGAAGCTGCCTATTTTGCTCATGCGTTACATGGTTAAAGATTATTAATTTATTATACTATTAGAACTGCTTAAAGATTATATTATTTATGAAAAAGTTATTGATTGTTGAATCGCCAGCAAAAATTAAAACTATAGCCAAGTTTTTAGGCAAAGAGTTTAAAATTATGTCCACATTAGGGCATATTAAAGACCTGCCTAAAAAAGAACTTGGTATTACTATGGATAGCACCATTGGTATCAACTACGTTGTCCTTGAAGGCAAAGAGAAAACAATAGCTGATATTCGCAAAGAAGCGCAAACTGCTGACGAAATATTTTTAGCACCTGATCCTGATCGTGAAGGTGAAATTATAGCATGGCATGTTGAGCAAGAAATACTGGGCCTTATAAAAAAGAAAGCCATTATTCATAGAATAGCTTTCAACGAGATTACCAAGCCTGCTATTGAACTAGCTTTAGCTAATCCTTCAACTATCGATTTAGATAAAGTAGCAGCTCAACAA from Candidatus Dependentiae bacterium carries:
- the mreC gene encoding rod shape-determining protein MreC, whose product is MTRISVFRLLKQSSILFVTGGLFCSLFFKVYYRSSGVLESFSSRLLYPVIKIQTTVTRPVHNWLAHWRSYKELQADHQNYKIQLEDLKAQVIALNAYRDYAHDTQEVRSFLNRYNSNNGILAQVILKNFDEKNHFFLLDAGLRKGVMRDNPVVYKNCLVGRISEVYPYYSKVTLITDASCKIAAYCTSNRVQGIHEGENSLQHSKLAFVNHLESLKLNDLIVSSGEGLIFPRGFGLGSIDSYSIDGFNYKVSVKPLINFKELAYCYVLQKGAEWNSAQEVPELLKPQEITSATDAIQEVKAEDVVETATENQDSLIAPIQDDKESEKETLKENSQTQLVEE
- the sppA gene encoding signal peptide peptidase SppA — its product is MANWFGSLSNIFFFLLFLQVAPSLFKDLHKKYSGLLEPKSKVGLIHIKDNLTSSGAYTRNLRKCFEDKDIKAILIKMECPGGYAGTAQSVFNEIKTLKAQYPKPIITLVENIAASGGYYIASATDYIIAPASAFIGSIGAYVAFPQVKQFIEKYNIKYDIIKSGAYKASGSPFLDLTPEQRKQLQSLTDSSYNQFTKDVQNSRPGLSSDSKLWADGKIFTGDQALSLKLIDELGSFSNAVSKLKKLATIEKEIEWVKPAKSSNFITNLFSSDSDDDETDPESSSSLQSIANTLCKTVEDRYTTPRVKY
- a CDS encoding hemerythrin domain-containing protein encodes the protein MHNFIRYKFYREHKYLSFVLNDLERLIAKTNFQIAQEVVKVTEQFKAAIELLKGHAEYEDNCLHVLLKQKNSQLYEHIEEDHGTLDETLNNLQLLLDRVNSFVLASEKVEAGYQFYVGYRKFVGENLIHLHEEETIILPELHRLYSDEELKKVEAKTYAVMSSDDLIDMLQVLFPHMNASDKRALLSDIKECQPAKYAVIWPKIQLQIPEHELPIITL
- a CDS encoding phosphatase PAP2 family protein, whose amino-acid sequence is MILKRRAYTVILFLLFSVRFNLLKALETNLVESIKCFSSTLVYDSLELGRYLFSADSLKVAAACVPLYGITRLWDEPLHYCFYDKKQHKNIKQLPQWCHSGANVGVIAVPMITLGACALFAQDIKLKTTAQIFVLGLPFTWATKRALKLFKVNCCLRPRNEHFPRYQRSHGGFPSGHMLEITYMTTLIGLQYGPQWGIPLAVGAGFLAVDFTVCNRHYVSQLVAGTALGVIFGVAASKLVDSKLAQACNLAVTVETCPQTVRPALQVAYVF
- the gatC gene encoding Asp-tRNA(Asn)/Glu-tRNA(Gln) amidotransferase subunit GatC, with amino-acid sequence MVKITKEEVLKLAHMSQVAIDEHDIEKLTAKLDAVLSYASCLIEVAQGKKVYTTVQSTNVVREDRMVKTDPELLLSLAPEREEDYYVVPMILKNS
- a CDS encoding AAA family ATPase, translated to MLSCLRRFAKSLLASTLKELFSENKELVKDLLISSSDYRWQEYPVIYLDFADISHETATELKLSLGWALNSIAQHYTIDISQAPTLNAKFSFLVKQLARKNKVVLLIDEYDKPVLDHYLSSY
- the gatA gene encoding Asp-tRNA(Asn)/Glu-tRNA(Gln) amidotransferase subunit GatA; translation: MSELAFSSIKTLQEKVARRELSISEVLEHSLKRFAQFDERIGSALEVFDTDSITAASSAQGPLAGIPGLIKDNICQKNRTVSCASKILQNYVAPYDATAIVRLKAAGALCVGRANMDEFAMGSSTETSAYQKTRNPWNTDLVPGGSSGGSIAAVAAGFVPWALGSETGGSVRQPAALCGIVGLKPTYGLISRYGLIAYASSLDQIGIATRTTYDNALVLSTLAGHDAQDSTSRPIAAQDYTHGLTGTLKPGFTLGIIENALEAEGFNPEVYAALNEAIKQFERLGATIKRVKLPMMDYGAAAYFIISRAEAASNLARFDGVRYGYRNKDAQTVADMYARTRQEGFGFEVTSRILVGNYVLSAGHADAYYANARTVQGFIREEFNQAFKDVDLLLSPVSPSPAFKFGAFDDNQLQMDLQDYFTASINLAGIPALSIPCGMTHDNLPIGLQLIGPDLSEAEIFKAAYAYEQATQWHTLHPILK
- a CDS encoding prolyl-tRNA synthetase associated domain-containing protein, which encodes MTAKENLFNKLEELNIKYQTYNHEPLLTIEQSLKAAFHIPGIGCKNLFLKDNKNNLYLIVAVYDTKIALKPLSKNIKAPELRFANEELLKQYLGVVPGSVTPFGILNDKDHNVKILLDSRIFNYDQAGFHPLENTQTTVISTKDLKKFIEYCGNFNQIINFENLI
- a CDS encoding SAP domain-containing protein yields the protein MIAKKLLHAHELNELHEALYYMKINELKGLCATYSLPIKGNKVALINRITVFIETGKVVHLQELPSTSKANKELVDYNLELDALMLYGGYKNDAKTRSFFKTVIGNHFHFTAFGIDWLNERWISGNPPTYREFALFWQQEYLNRKQTKVVPKKEWAYINFTQQFLIHNPAASKKEIITAWEKERMQYVYKIKNLLDLT
- a CDS encoding MATE family efflux transporter gives rise to the protein MKNTAHVPTPEASSASNVSGESYSAILRYFYPEFITSLILYSVLNLLDIYFIAQLNVASTYTTLGVTNTLFHFITKIAEGLSVGMVVVCGQYNGVHKYKHVGRAVTDSFWATCVIGGCIASLLYGGAYIIYGFYDVPQEMIELGVPFLRLRAVGVFFHFVYFALIGFLRGIKNTKVPMIFSVIGAVVFIFFDYALVFGKFGFAALEFQGSALASVIQYLVMFIGAFVYVFIEKEHSKYAIKLFTRVRWHNVRDLVHMSWPVVIDKASLAASQIWLTKLMAGVAKANSCVGGATVLESFVAIKDIERFSILPAIALAQVVTFLVSNDYLLQRWHSIKNTIKKTLLLSCSMVFGLFFIFYVSSGKILYVMGKQNVLTPFVVKLLPLVSILVFFDLLQLILSAALRGAGDVKTVMWVRLVVCGSFIPASWVVSFLHFNSSYLQFISIYGSLYVANALMSLLYVYRFKSGAWKKQSIEGS